A window of Rosa rugosa chromosome 7, drRosRugo1.1, whole genome shotgun sequence genomic DNA:
ACtgataataaaatttaaaaactcATGTCTTCAACTGGTGGGACATTCTTTGAGCAAGGATGTTATACATGATGATATATGGTATAAGTACTCATAGATGttatatcttttttctttttcttttttgaataatgATGTTATATCTTTTTTAAATAAGGACTAACGCAACTTTCACTCCAGCAACTCGTTCAACTCTTTTAAAGAAATTTTGGTGCAATGAAATTAATATTTGATTTTGTGGTTGTtggaaaccaaaagaaaaaccgTTCAGTTCGAGACcataaaaataattattttataaattattaATCGACTGAAATATAGTAGAAAacattatcaataaattagCACCTTTAACAACATGTTTTAATACACAAAATAATGTTTTGGCTAACTACAATAATTGAAATTACTCTAAAATTTAATCATCCAAAACATGTTTGATTAATCATCCAAAAATTCcccaaacaaaaataatatgctcTTGAAGTAGATATTTTCGCTTTTGGGAGCCGCCGCTTGAAACTTGCAGGGGTGTACGTGGCAAATTATAAatctagttttttattttttgagaagaaaggaTAATTTATAGAATATTAACATTAGTATTCATAAACTTTGGTTATGGCTGTTTATTGCGTGAACGCAAGGGCATTTCAGACATTTGCACGTGTCTAGAGTTCAGTGGATAAGGACTGGTGACTTGTTCAGAGAACACTATCCACTACTTTTCGTATCCCAAATTCTAGGCAGCCCAATTTCTTAGGCACCACGCCACCACTCATGTCATGCCATTtacaaccaaaagaaaataacacCATGTCACCCTTCACATGAACATGTTGCGAGAGATACAGGTTTGATTACCTATATTCTTAATTGCAATGTAATGACGTAGAGATTTTATTTGTAGGACATAAAAATCGAGTTTAGCATCAGCCTGTATtgatgatttttatttttcagaaagGGATGAGCTAATGAGCCATATTGGTCTTCAAAATTGGCCGGAATGCAAATCATTTTAGGTAGTAAGATTATTGATTTTCTAGCTCCGTGTACGTTATAATTAAAGAAATAGCTTTCACAGATCTCTAGGACCAAAAGAAGCCtaaatgaaaaaatatatatatagagttaATTATATTCACTCGTGATATGAAGAAAAAGGTATGGCCCATTATTGTTGGCCTGCCTTCGGTACTGGGCCTCAAAGTCCATCTCTTGTTTCTTTCTGGCTATGAGTCTCATACTGTCAGGGAGATTGTTGCTGATAACATGCTATGAATGATAGGCTGTGGATATAACAAACAGAAAGCAAGAAAAGGAAAGCAGGATAGGGAAACATGGCAAGGTTGGTGATGATGCAGCAGCACCAACAGCACAGTCCACCTTCCTTCTCTcctcttccttctctctctgaCTTTAATGGCACCAGACTTCAAACCCAACTCCAGGTTCTCTTTCTGTGATTCTGTCTTTCACAAATTTTGCTCTACTTTCTGCTCCATGTATCAAAATGTTAGGAACTTCATTGACTAGTTATTTCTCAACTTATATATACATACTTTACAGTATAGGAGAAAGGTATCACAGCTAAAAGAAGCATTACATGTTGCAGCATCAAATGTAAAGAAGACTCTTACTGTGAGTGGCACCCAATTCATTTGATATAGTACTTCGTACCCTTTTCCTTCAAATTTTGTTCCTTTTCCATATATGTCTTTTGGATTTTGTTCTAGTTTTCCATCTCTGATACCATATCACCACAATGGCAGGTGAGCCTCACTGAGCAAATGTCAGGTGCATCAAATAAGGGTAGTGCTGATTTTTCGTCCAAGGTATGCTAGCGGTCACATATAGGTCCTCTATACCACACATTTATAAATttgacataaaaaaaaaaatgaatcttGTTGCTATATATTTCTAATATATAATCAGACTAAAGATTTTGCAGTTCCTAGGAGGAATGCAATGGCCTTAATCTTGTCAGGTTGCATCTTCTCTCAAGTCAGTTTGCAAAGTCCTGCATTTGCTCAACAAACTGTTGCGTTGAGGGAGTACATAGATAGTTTTGATGGCTACTCATTCAAGTACCCTAAGAATTGGATTCAGGTCAAAGGTGCTGGAGCTGACATTTTCTTTAGAGACCCTTATATTCTTGATGAAAACCTAGCTGTGGATTTGTCCTCTCCTTCATCCTCGAATTACAAGAGCGTTGAAGATCTGGGTCCGCCAGAAGTAGCCGCAAAGCAAGTGCTTAGGCAGTATCTGACTGAGTTCATGTCTACAAGACTCGGGGTGAAGCGTGAGGGGAAAGTTCTTTCTACATCTTCAAGGGTTGCTGATGACGGGAAACTTTATTACCAAGTTGAGGTGAGGtgattttgatgttgtgaatttCAGTTCTGTGCATTATTAGAACTATTTCC
This region includes:
- the LOC133720616 gene encoding psbP domain-containing protein 1, chloroplastic isoform X3 — encoded protein: MALILSGCIFSQVSLQSPAFAQQTVALREYIDSFDGYSFKYPKNWIQVKGAGADIFFRDPYILDENLAVDLSSPSSSNYKSVEDLGPPEVAAKQVLRQYLTEFMSTRLGVKREGKVLSTSSRVADDGKLYYQVEVNIKSYASNNELAVMPKDRVVSMEWNRRYLTVLGVENNQLYALRLQTPENVFVEEESDLRRVMESFRVNKVAA
- the LOC133720616 gene encoding psbP domain-containing protein 1, chloroplastic isoform X2; translated protein: MARLVMMQQHQQHSPPSFSPLPSLSDFNGTRLQTQLQYRRKVSQLKEALHVAASNVKKTLTVSLTEQMSGASNKGSADFSSKTKDFAVPRRNAMALILSGCIFSQVSLQSPAFAQQTVALREYIDSFDGYSFKYPKNWIQVKGAGADIFFRDPYILDENLAVDLSSPSSSNYKSVEDLGPPEVAAKQVLRQYLTEFMSTRLGVKREGKVLSTSSRVADDGKLYYQVEVNIKSYASNNELAVMPKDRVVSMEWNRRYLTVLGVENNQLYALRLQTPENVFVEEESDLRRVMESFRVNKVAA